A stretch of DNA from Gammaproteobacteria bacterium:
CGAGCTGTTCATCGGCTTGGTCGCCGGCGAGCTGATGCCCTACGCCTCGTGGTACCAAACGGGCTTCCTGATGGAAAGGCCGCTGAGCGAACTGCGCGACGATCTTCGAAGGCTGGGGTTCGCACGCGAAGACGGCGTCAGCGAGCCGGAGGATCATGCCGCCGCCCTGTGCGAGGTAATGGCCTGGCTGTGCACCGATCCCGCCTTCGACATTCCGCTTCAACGCCAGTTTTTCGAGCACCACCTGGCGCCCTGGATCGGGCGTTTCTACACCGATCTGGAAACCGCCAGGAGCGCCTGTTTCTACCGCTCGGTGGGACGCCTGGGCAACGCGTTCCTGCCGGTCGAAAGAGACTATCTGGGCGGCAAGGCGTAAGGGAAACGGGCGCTGTGATTCAACACAAAGGGCGAGGT
This window harbors:
- a CDS encoding molecular chaperone TorD family protein — its product is MSTVPFSEEQAVIPIINDQDAARADIYGLLAGLLREPPTDEVLMTLRGISPTGPDNDLGKAWKLLRLAAEHADPSDVDDEFHELFIGLVAGELMPYASWYQTGFLMERPLSELRDDLRRLGFAREDGVSEPEDHAAALCEVMAWLCTDPAFDIPLQRQFFEHHLAPWIGRFYTDLETARSACFYRSVGRLGNAFLPVERDYLGGKA